In Choristoneura fumiferana chromosome 21, NRCan_CFum_1, whole genome shotgun sequence, a single genomic region encodes these proteins:
- the LOC141440034 gene encoding protein fem-1 homolog CG6966 yields the protein MSSAVWDLVPVRCRWIETLRHCGKTLLRRQRRLLRRIKKVYLHSWRSVDELNMLVGAKVGGATPLVIACRNGHYDVAEYLIERCKADIEQAGSVTFDGETIEGAPPLWCAAAAGHLPLVRLLVRAGANVNSTTRTHSTPLRAACFDGHYDIVKFLVENGADIEIANRHGHTCLMIACYKGHIRIAKYLLSLNADVNRKSVKGNTALHDCAESGSLHILKMLLGHGATMDVDSYGMTPLLAASVTGHTHIVEHLISAENGLVTRQQRIDALELLGATYVDKRRDMVGALALWKRAMDDRFPTDGSPPIPKPKDIPRIEAYEWAAEPCDAAALRELLADPDAMRMQALVLRERILGPAHPDTSYYVRYRGAVYADAGRYGRCRALWHHALDMQRAVLPPLSPLTQSSLYSFAELFAYMRAERARPPHRGRIVPPVTFEDIDPVFKKALSEIHRGMELLQCKLQVDREQTLTTLQRVLVIALHLAALLARLLDEPDCGDQDRTAIHQAVYSLVKLDIKVRSGRGALHVACSAEAARARGAWLAAPGDAAPCAGALLALMLRLGAAPHARDARGDTPLHLVCKLNPCPPDVVRELLAHGAHIDTVNYDGETPEEILKASNQSLSSIVNPLKYTTLKCLAARTVKNYKLPYRHVVPQCLHATIINH from the exons ATGTCGTCAGCTGTATGGGACCTGGTGCCGGTTCGGTGCCGCTGGATTGAGACCCTGAGGCACTGCGGCAAGACGCTCCTGCGCCGCCAACGGAGACTCCTTAGACGTATCAAAAAG GTGTACCTACACAGTTGGCGCTCCGTAGACGAGCTGAACATGTTGGTGGGTGCGAAGGTGGGCGGCGCGACGCCGCTGGTGATCGCCTGCCGGAACGGGCACTATGACGTCGCCGAGTACCTCATTGAACGGTGCAAGGCTGACATCGAGCAGGCTGGCTCCG TGACATTCGACGGCGAGACGATAGAGGGCGCGCCGCCGCTGTGGTGCGCGGCCGCAGCGGGCCACCTGCCGCTGGTGCGGCTGCTGGTCCGCGCCGGAGCCAACGTCAACTCGACCACGCGCACGCACAGCACGCCGCTCCGCGCCGCCTGCTTCGACGGCCATTACGATATTGTTAAGTTCCTAGTCGAGAATGGAGCCG ACATAGAGATAGCGAATCGGCACGGACACACATGCCTCATGATAGCATGCTACAAGGGTCACATCCGAATAGCCAAGTATCTGCTGTCTCTCAACGCTGATGTCAACAGAAAAAGTGTCAAGGGTAACACCGCACTACATGACTGCGCGGAGAGTGGCTCACTACACATACTCAAGATGCTGCTAGGACACGGTGCCACAATGGATGTCGATTCATACG GCATGACCCCCCTCCTAGCGGCGTCTGTGACCGGCCACACACACATAGTAGAGCACCTGATCAGTGCAGAGAATGGACTGGTGACGCGGCAGCAGCGGATCGATGCGTTGGAACTGCTCGGGGCCACGTATGTGGACAAGAGACGGGACATGGTTGGAGCGTTGGCGCTGTGGAAGAGAGCGATGGACGACCG ATTCCCAACAGACGGCAGTCCTCCAATTCCGAAGCCCAAAGACATACCCCGCATAGAGGCGTACGAGTGGGCGGCTGAGCCCTGCGACGCGGCGGCATTGCGCGAACTGCTGGCGGACCCCGATGCCATGCGGATGCAGGCGCTCGTGTTGAGGGAACGGATCTTAG GTCCGGCGCACCCGGACACGTCGTACTACGTGCGCTACCGCGGCGCCGTGTACGCGGACGCGGGACGCTACGGGCGGTGCCGCGCGCTGTGGCACCACGCGCTCGACATGCAGCGCGCCGTGCTGCCGCCGCTGTCGCCGCTCACGCAGTCCAGCCTCTACTCCTTCGCGGAGCTGTTCGCGTACATGCGGGCCGAGCGCGCCCGCCCGCCCCACAGAG GTCGCATAGTCCCCCCCGTGACCTTCGAGGACATAGACCCGGTGTTCAAGAAGGCCCTGTCGGAGATCCACCGCGGCATGGAGCTGCTGCAGTGCAAGCTGCAGGTGGACCGCGAGCAGACGCTGACGACCCTCCAGCGCGTGCTGGTGATCGCGCTGCACCTggccgcgctgctggcgcgcCTGCTGGACGAGCCCGACTGCGGCGACCAGGACCGCACCGCCATACACCAGGCGGTCTACTCGCTCGTCAAGCTGGATATCAAG GTGCGGTCGGGTCGCGGCGCGCTGCACGTGGCGTGCTCTGcggaggcggcgcgcgcgcgcggggCGTGGCTCGCCGCGCCGGGGGACGCCGCGCCCTGCGCCGGCGCGCTGCTCGCGCTCATGCTGCGGCTGGGGGCCGCGCCGCACGCGCGCGACGCACGGGGCGACACGCCGCTACACCTCGTGTGCAAG CTGAACCCGTGCCCGCCGGACGTGGTCCGCGAGCTCCTCGCGCACGGCGCCCACATCGACACAGTCAACTACGACGGAGAGACCCCCGAGGAGATACTAAAAGCCTCCAACCAATCCCTCTCCTCCATAGTCAACCCCCTCAAATACACCACGCTGAAATGTCTCGCCGCGCGCACCGTCAAAAACTACAAGCTACCTTACAGACATGTCGTGCCACAGTGTCTCCATGCTACTATTATAAACCATTGA